CCAGACGGTCAGCTTCTATCATAACGCCTCACTCAATTACACCATGGAACGCAAAGCTTCACGGATTATCGTTTCACTCTGCATGCCTTCCTGTGCAACCTGAGCCACAACTTTCGAGGCCATCTGTGGTTTATAGCCCAATGCAACCAGTGCACTCACCGCTTCATCCTCGGCACGGTTCTGCGCCGATACCATTGGCTGAGCCTGGCTGGCAGCCGTATCCAGTGCAGGTGTAAACAAATCACCCTCACCCCAGCCTTTGAGACGATCTTTCATCTCAACCAGCAGGCGCTCGGCTGTTTTCTTACCCACACCCGGAATTTTCACCAGCGTCGTCACATCTTCATTTTCAACACACAGTACAAACTGACTGGCTGTCATGGCAGACAGAATCGCCAGTCCCAGTTTCGGACCGACACCATTGGCCTTAATCACTTCCCGAAACAGATCGCGTTCGCTTTTCTTATTAAAGCCGTACAGCAGCTGGGCATCTTCACGCACCACAAAATGTGTGGCGATCGTCACTTCCTTTCCCGGCTCCGGCAACTCGTAAAAGCAGCTCATCGGCATCTGGACTTCGTATCCGAGACCACCGGCTTCAATCACCACTTCCGGTGGCTGTTTTTCTATGATGATTCCACGTAATCGGCCAATCACTGCCTTGCCTCTATCTCGCAAACAAAATTGGCCCTAGGATAATCAAGTGCTGGATGGATATCCAGCCCTTTATCGGTGCAGCAATGAGATTAGTGGCGCACCTCAAACTGTCTGGCGGGAGACCAGTGCATTCAGACTGTCAGCCAGTCCTTTCAGGGTTTCAACCCGGCGGGTCAGCTCTGCGCCCTGCAATGCAACCTGATCAGACACCTGATTGGTTTGAACCACACTTTGCGCCACATCAGTGCTCGTTTGGTTAAGCTCTTTTAACGACTGAACCTGACCACCCAGCGTCTCTGCCAGCTGATTGACATCATCAGACAGCCCGGTGATCTCCGTGATAATCCGGCCCAGTTCAGTTGCAGTGGCATGAATGACTTTCTGCCCCAGCTCAACTTCCGTTTTGCTTTTTTCAAGTAATCCTCTGATTTCCGTCGCTGACGCATTACTCTTTGCCGAAAGTTTACGGACTTCATCCGCCACCACAGCAAAACCACGGCCGAATTCTCCGGCACGCGCCGCTTCAATTGCAGCATTCAGCGCCAGCAGGTTGGTTTGCTCCGCAACCGCGGTAATCAGATCCGCAGCCATCATCACTTCATTATTACTGTTCTGAATTCGTGCAATGGCATCTGTTGACGCCTCCAGCGACGCAGAACTGTTTTGTGCCTGCTGTTCAATCGTTTTACTTTTCTGCCTGAGCTCAATCACGAATCGATCCGACTCATCCAGACTCTCGGTCATTTGTTCAAGTTGCTGACTCATCTGCTCGGCAGCACTGGCCTGAGACAGACAATTCTGATTGAGGTCTTTCACCTGACCGTGAAGGACATCCGACTGCGCTTCCAGCTCTTCCGACACCTGAGCCAGCTGACCGGCATTATCACTGGCTCGGGTCATGATATCCGCCAGCGCCTGTTCACCGTGTTTTGCCTGCTCAGCCAGTGAATAACTGGCCCGTTCAGCCTCAAAGGACTTCGTCAGTGCCGCTTCACGCTGCCGCACGGTAAAAGACTGCGCAATCCCGATCACGACCAGCGGCAACAGCAGCCCGGACCAGGTCTCCAGTTGCTCCGCGGCTGGCGTCAGCACAAGATGCGGAAAATCATGCCCCGCCAGATGTTCTTTGACCATCCAGGCCGAAATCAGCACAACCACGGCACTCCAGACCATCGCCGTTACCGGCCTTGCGGCCAGAAAAAAGGCAACGATCAGTAATGGCATCCAGAACGCCTGGGTCGATACCACAAGACCACCGCTCTGATACACAATATTGACGGCGTGAATCACCATGCCAAGAAAGCCGACATTAATTGCCAACTCAACCTGTTTCAGCCACCGGACAATCAGGCCGGCACAAATTTCACAGCCAATGAGCGTCACCGAGGTCATCACCAGACTGGTGTGCGAATGACTGGCCCATTTTATCCAGCTGTAGAGACCAACAAAAAAAGAGATGAGGGTGAAAAATAGCAGGGTATCAACCAAGCGGGCCTGTTCGCCTTGCCACTCTTCCGATGAGGGAAGGAACAGACCACGCCAGAATGCGACTGGGGACATGAGGTTATCCTTGTCTTTGTTTTTATTAGAGCTTCAACAGAGCTCCGACCACTATATTCCAGCTAACAAGGAAGTAACAAAGAAAAAAGCAGCACTAAGCTGCTTTTTTTGATCTGTTCTACACAACGAATACCCTGAAAGGATATCCGCCGGATTTGGATAAACGTCCGGTACTATCTGTACCGGCCCCGACGGGATCCGGTTGCTTGCCCAGCCATTGCGGCCAGCGTTTTGTAGGTATGCGCATGACAAATTGCCACAGCCAGTGCATCCGCTGCGTCCGCCTGGGGTTTGCCGGGCAGTTTCAGCATATGGCAGACCATGTGCTGCACCTGGACTTTATCCGCACTGCCCTTGCCGACGACCGCCTGTTTGATCAGGCGCGCCGCATATTCGTTTACCGGCAAATGCGCGTTCACCGCTGCCACAATCGCACTGCCCCGCGCCTGCCCAAGCTTCAGCGCTGAACTGGCGTTCTTGCCCATGAAGACTTCTTCAATCGCAAAGGCATCCGGACGGAACTGAGTGATCACTTCGGTAACTCCGGCATAAATCTGATGCAAGCGCCCCGGAATATCCTCACAGCTGGTACGAATGCAACCGCTGCCCAGATATTCCAGTTGTCTGCCCACCTGACGAATCACACCATAACCGGTAATTCTGGAGCCGGGGTCAATCCCTAAAATAATAGCCATCTGACTTACAGCTGCGCTGCCACCTCATCGGAGATATCACCGTTATGGTATACCTCCTGCACATCGTCCAGATCTTCAAGCACATCAATCAGACGCAGGAGTTTCGGTGCGGTTTCTGCATCCAGATCGGCTTTGGTCGACGGGACCAGCGTCACTTCAGCGTTCTGCGCTTCAAAACCGGCACTGTCGAGTGCGTCTTTCACGGCACCAAAATCTGCCGGTGTGGTGTAAACATCAATGGAGCCGTCATCGTTACTTTCCACGTCATCCGCACCACCTTCCAGTGCTGCTTCCATGACTGCATCTTCATCCAGCCCCGGCGCGTATGAAATCACACCTTTTTTATCAAAGAGATAGCTGACGCTTCCATCCGTACCCAGATTGCCACCAGCTTTACTGAATGCATGGCGAACCCCGGAAACAGTCCGGTTACGGTTGTCCGTCATACACTCCACCATGACAGCAGTACCGCCCGGGCCGTAACCTTCATAAATCACGGTTTCAACGTTATCGTCACCCTCGCCACCCGCACCACGACTGATGGCACGATTAATGGTGTCGCGGGTCATATTATTTGAGAGTGCTTTATCGACTGCAGCACGCAGGCGCGGGTTACTTTCGGCTTCCGGTCCGCCTTCTTTGGCAGCGACCACAATTTCCCGGATTAATTTTGTGAAGATTTTACCGCGTTTCGCGTCTTGTGCTGCTTTACGGTGTTTGATGTTGGCCCATTTACTATGACCTGCCATAACAATTCTCCGATTGTCTGCTCCCCGAAGGGAACGAATGTACTTTGAGGTTGTTTCCCGGAATCATGTCACCGGGAGGCGTTGATCACTGTTCAGAACACGGTGTGAAATCGTTCATGTGATGGTATGAAGTTTAAAATACAATGTCTTGAAGAGTGATCGGGCTGGCAGAACAGCCAGCCCGGAATAAGCCGATCAGGCTTCAGCTTTTTCTGCGTCTTTCGCCGCAACTTTCACTGCAATGGCCAGTTCTTCCAGCGCCGCCGGATTCGCCAGGCTTGGTGCGTCGGTCATCAGACACGCTGCCGCCGTGGTTTTCGGGAAAGCAATCACGTCACGGATGTTTTCTGTACCGCACAGCAGCATCACCAGACGGTCCAGACCGAACGCCAGACCCGCATGCGGCGGCGTACCGAATTTCAGTGCATCCAGCAGGAAGCCGAATTTCAGTTGCTGTTCTGCTGCATCAATACCCAGAATGTTGAACACAGCCGCCTGCATATCTGCATTGTGGATACGGACTGAACCGCCGCCCACTTCATAACCGTTAATCACCATATCGTAGGCATTCGAGTTTGCCGCTGCCGGATTTGCAGCCAGCTCTTCAGCCGTCACACCCAGTGGTGAAGTGAACGGGTGGTGCATCGCATGCAGGTTCCCTTCGTCATCTTCTTCAAACATCGGGAAGTCAACCACCCACAGCGGCGCCCATGCAGACTCATTCGTGATACCCAGGTCTTTACCCAGTTTCAGGCGCAGCGCACCAATGGCTTCGGCCACTACGTTCGCTTTATCTGCACCGAACAGAATGATATCGCCAGATTGTGCACCTGTACGTTCGATGATGGCGTGGATGATCTCTTCTGTCAGGAATTTCGCAACCGGAGACTGAATGCCTTCCATGCCCGCGCTCAGATCGTTCACTTTCAGCCATGCCAGACCTTTCGCGCCGTAGATAGCCACGAACGCAGTGTATTCGTCGATTTGCTTACGTGTCAGCGCTGCACCGCCAGGGACACGCAGTGCTGCAACACGGCCTTTTTCATCATTTGCCGGACCGGAGAACACTTTGAAATCCACATCTTTCAGCAGATCCGCTACATCGACCAGTTCCATTGGGTTACGCAGGTCAGGTTTATCAGAACCGTAACGGCGCATGGCTTCTTCATACTTCATGATCGGGAACGCGCCCAGATCAACATTCAGCAGTTCCTGCCACATGTCTTTGATCATTTTTTCAGTGACGGCGCGCACTTCTTCCGCACTCATGAAAGACGTTTCGATATCGATCTGAGTGAATTCCGGCTGACGGTCAGCACGCAGGTCTTCATCACGGAAACATTTCACGATCTGGTAGTAACGGTCGAAACCAGACATCATCAGCAGCTGTTTGAACAACTGAGGCGACTGAGGCAGTGCATAGAAGCTGCCTTTATGAACACGGCTCGGCACCAGGTAGTCACGGGCACCTTCTGGCGTTGCTTTTGTCAGAACCGGCGTTTCTATATCCAGGAAACCGTTCTCATCGAGGAAACGACGCACAAAACTTGAGGCTTTCGCGCGCAGCTTGATGCGGTCACTCATTTCCGGACGACGCAGGTCCAGATAACGATACTTCAGACGCTGCTCTTCAGTGTTCTTCTGATTGAAATCCAGCGGCAGAACATCGGAACGGTTGATGATTTCCAGACCTTTGGCAATCACTTCCACTTCACCGGTCGCCATGTCTTTGTTGATCTGGCTGTCCGGACGCAGACGGACTTCACCGGTCAGACGGATACAAAATTCATGACGCAGATGGTTCGCAACCTCGAAGATATCTTTCATATCCGGGTCAACCACTACCTGAACAATGCCTTCGCGATCTCGCATATCAATAAAAATAAGACCGCCTAAATCACGACGGCGGTTTACCCAGCCGCAAAGCTCCACGGTTTGTCCCGCATGGGACTTGTTCAGGTGACCACAATATTGGGTGCGCATAAGAATTTCCCGATCTGTTTACTTTCAATCCTGTGTGTCCGTCTGCAAAAGAGAATGACAGACACCAACTGTGCCAATTCCGGCCGTGATTTCCTCACCACAATCGGAGGATTTAACGCCCGGAACAAAATAACGAGGCATTATAAATGAAAAATCCCACTGTAGGGAAAACCTCAGGCTGAAATCAAGCAAAATAGCCTAATTCACAGCCATATGGTTGACCGGATGACGGGATATTCTCCACAATGCAGCCAGAAAACGATTTGATTCCCTCTAAAGACGTACAGCAAGGTTTCGTAATGGACTTTTCCTCTCCGCTCAGAATCGGCATGGCCATGTGGTCTCACGCCCCCTGGCAGCGCAGCTTATACGGTCGCGGCTGCCCTTCAACCGAACGGCTGAGCCGGTATGCAGAAACCTTTTCGACCGTAGAAGGCAATACCACCTTCTACGCCACGCCGAAACCAGCCACTGTTGTGAACTGGCATCAGGCGACTCCTGAAGACTTCCGTTTCACCTTCAAGCTGCCCAAAACCATCACTCATCAATATAAGCTGATGCACTGTCAGAGCCAGCTGAGCGAATTTTTCCAGGTGATGGCACCGGTGGCTGAAAAAACCGGGATCTGGAAAATTCAGCTGCCCGCCAGCTTCGGACCGGCTGAACTGCCTGCACTTTCCGCATTTCTCAAACAGCTTCCTCAGGATATGCCGGTTGGGGTCGAAGTCCGCCATCTGGCATTCTTTGCCAAAGGTGAAGACGAAAAAGCCCTGAACCGCCTGCTGCTAGAACACCAGGCAAACCGCATCATGATGGATACCCGGCCGGTCTTTTCCGCCCCGCCAACCACTGAAGCCGTTATCGATGCGCATCAGAAAAAGCCAAAAGTCCCGGTTCATGCCATCGCTACCGGACATCACCCGGTCGTGCGCTTTATCGGCCACCCCGAACTGGCCGAGAATGATGCCTTCTTTGCCAACTGGCTGCAGCGACTGGCGCTATGGCTGAATGAAGGCAAACAGCCCTATCTCTTTATTCATACGCCGGACAATGACTTTGCCCCTGAACTGGCGGTCCGGTTGTACCGGCAACTTCGGCAGCAGATGCCCCTCAACACGATGCTGCCTGAGCTCAAGCTGCCCGAAGGCGGCGATCAGGGAACACTGCTGTGAACACCGCTCGTTCCGACCTGGGCACCGACCGCCATCGAACCAAATCGCAAGACAAAAGGCATGATTTTATCTACAATACGCGCCTTTTCAGCTGGAGAGGGACCCTCTGCACAGCAAAGAACGCCGACTGGCTACCCCGTCCGACGTTCTGCGGGAGTATGGAATCCCCGATGTTCTGGTAATGAATGTGAGGTAAGGACAATGGCAGGCCACGACAATCTGTTCGCCGCCCCGATTGACAAGCTGGGTGATTTTACCTTTGACGAGCGAGTCGCCGAAGTATTCCCGGATATGATCCAGCGCTCCGTGCCGGGCTACAGCAATATCATCTCTGCCATTGGCATGCTGGCTGAGCGTTTTGCCACACCGGATTCCAACGTGTATGACCTGGGGTGCTCGCTGGGCGCTGCAACCCTGTCGATGCGCCGTCATCTCAGCCAGTCCGGCTGCAAAATCATTGGCGTCGACAACTCGCCTGCCATGGTTGAGCGGTGCCGTCTGCATGTGAACGCCTATCGTTCCGAAACCCCGGTTGAAATTATTGAAGCTGATATCCGGGATGTGGATATTCACAATGCATCCGTTGTGGTGCTGAACTTCACGCTGCAGTTTCTGGTTCCGGAAGACCGCCGGCAGCTTCTGGAAAAAATCTATGCCGGTCTGCGTCCGGGCGGGATTTTGATTCTGTCGGAAAAGTATGTTTTTGAAGACAGTCAGGCTCATGAACTGCTGATCGACCTGCATCACGATTTTAAACGTGCCAATGGATACAGCGAACTGGAGATCAGCCAGAAACGCAGCGCCATTGAAAATGTTATGCGTCCTGACAGCATTCCGACACACCGGGCCCGTCTGACTGACATCGGCTTCAGCAGTGTGGAAGTCTGGTTCCAGTGCTTCAACTTTGGCTCTATGTTTGCCATTAAGTAACGTCAATTCATCTGAAGGTCCTGTTTCGCCCCATGTTTAGCTTTTCTGAATTTTACCGTTTACTGGCCAACGACGAGCAACTGCGTCCCTGGCTGAATGTTTTACCGCAGCAACTGTCGGACTGGGAAGCAGCCCAGCACGGTGACATGGGTCGCTGGATACGGGCACTGAAAAAATTTCCGACCGATAAGCCGGATTTAATCGACCTGAAAACCCGGGTCAGTGTGGACAACGAAATTCCGGTTGCCGATGGTGAGAAAAAACGCCTGGAAAGCCTGCTGCGCCTCCTTCATCCATGGCGGAAAGGTCCGTACCATATCCACGGCATCCACATTGATACCGAATGGCGTTCCGACTGGAAATGGGATCGTGTCCTGCCCCACATCTCCCCGCTGAAACACCGGAAAGTGCTGGATGTCGGCTGCGGCAACGGCTATCACATGTGGCGTATGCTGGGCGAAGGTGCAGCCCTGACCGTGGGGATCGACCCGTCCAATCTGTTCCTGATCCAGTTTGAAGCGATGAAGCGCCTGATGGGACAGGATGAACGAGCCTACCTGCTTCCTTTAGGGATTGAACAACTGCCTGAGCTGAAAGCGTTTGATACCGTTTTCTCCATGGGCGTGTTGTATCACCGCCGCTCTCCGCTGGATCATCTGCTTCAGCTGAAAAACCAGCTGCGTCAGGGCGGTGAGCTGGTTCTGGAAACGCTGGTGATTGAAGGAGACGAAAATGCTGTACTGGTTCCTGCACACCGGTATGCACAAATGCATAACGTCTACTTTTTCCCGTCTGCAAAGGCTCTGAAGGTCTGGCTGGAAAAAACCGGCTTTGTTGACGTCAAAATTGTGGATGAAAATATCACCACCACAGATGAGCAGCGCTCGACGGACTGGATGACAAATAATTCACTCCCTGAATATTTAGACCCGCAAGATTCCTCAAAAACGATCGAGGGCTATCCAGCCCCCCGCCGTGCGGTCCTTGTTGCAACAAATCCTGACTGAAGGTTAACAAAAGGGTGCTACCCGCATCCTTTTTTGTGCGCTAAACTACGGCCCCCTAAAGAAAAACTTATAAAAGACTATACAATTTTTGCGGGAGTGCGAATGCTTGGCCGTGGCGCGACTTTGATTGCATTGACCTTTCTTTCCGGCTGCTCAATGCTCAAGACAGAACAGGTTAATCGACGGGACACCAATACACTGACAGCGATTGAGATGATGGAAACCAATGTACATTTCCGTCTGAACCGCATGTCACAACAAATTAATGAACAAAATGAAAACATTGCTAAGTTAGAAAAAGAGCTATCATCAATGTCAGAAGAACTGAATAAAGTAACTTCTGTGCCACCCCCTAAACCTGAAGTGATTGTTGAGAAAAAAATAGTGCCAGTACCACAAAATTCTATCGACATCGATCCAAAAACTGCCCATGGAAAAGTCATTCTGGGTGAAGAGGAATGGGTCTGGCTGGATTCAGTACAATCCTTTTTTAAAGCAAGGGTAGACACTGGCGCGACCACCTCTTCAATCAATGCCCTGGATATCCAGGTGTTTGAGCGTGACGGCAAACAATGGGCCCGC
This DNA window, taken from Photobacterium sp. CCB-ST2H9, encodes the following:
- the ruvA gene encoding Holliday junction branch migration protein RuvA; translated protein: MIGRLRGIIIEKQPPEVVIEAGGLGYEVQMPMSCFYELPEPGKEVTIATHFVVREDAQLLYGFNKKSERDLFREVIKANGVGPKLGLAILSAMTASQFVLCVENEDVTTLVKIPGVGKKTAERLLVEMKDRLKGWGEGDLFTPALDTAASQAQPMVSAQNRAEDEAVSALVALGYKPQMASKVVAQVAQEGMQSETIIREALRSMV
- a CDS encoding methyl-accepting chemotaxis protein, which gives rise to MSPVAFWRGLFLPSSEEWQGEQARLVDTLLFFTLISFFVGLYSWIKWASHSHTSLVMTSVTLIGCEICAGLIVRWLKQVELAINVGFLGMVIHAVNIVYQSGGLVVSTQAFWMPLLIVAFFLAARPVTAMVWSAVVVLISAWMVKEHLAGHDFPHLVLTPAAEQLETWSGLLLPLVVIGIAQSFTVRQREAALTKSFEAERASYSLAEQAKHGEQALADIMTRASDNAGQLAQVSEELEAQSDVLHGQVKDLNQNCLSQASAAEQMSQQLEQMTESLDESDRFVIELRQKSKTIEQQAQNSSASLEASTDAIARIQNSNNEVMMAADLITAVAEQTNLLALNAAIEAARAGEFGRGFAVVADEVRKLSAKSNASATEIRGLLEKSKTEVELGQKVIHATATELGRIITEITGLSDDVNQLAETLGGQVQSLKELNQTSTDVAQSVVQTNQVSDQVALQGAELTRRVETLKGLADSLNALVSRQTV
- the ruvC gene encoding crossover junction endodeoxyribonuclease RuvC, which produces MAIILGIDPGSRITGYGVIRQVGRQLEYLGSGCIRTSCEDIPGRLHQIYAGVTEVITQFRPDAFAIEEVFMGKNASSALKLGQARGSAIVAAVNAHLPVNEYAARLIKQAVVGKGSADKVQVQHMVCHMLKLPGKPQADAADALAVAICHAHTYKTLAAMAGQATGSRRGRYR
- a CDS encoding YebC/PmpR family DNA-binding transcriptional regulator, with the translated sequence MAGHSKWANIKHRKAAQDAKRGKIFTKLIREIVVAAKEGGPEAESNPRLRAAVDKALSNNMTRDTINRAISRGAGGEGDDNVETVIYEGYGPGGTAVMVECMTDNRNRTVSGVRHAFSKAGGNLGTDGSVSYLFDKKGVISYAPGLDEDAVMEAALEGGADDVESNDDGSIDVYTTPADFGAVKDALDSAGFEAQNAEVTLVPSTKADLDAETAPKLLRLIDVLEDLDDVQEVYHNGDISDEVAAQL
- the aspS gene encoding aspartate--tRNA ligase, whose protein sequence is MRTQYCGHLNKSHAGQTVELCGWVNRRRDLGGLIFIDMRDREGIVQVVVDPDMKDIFEVANHLRHEFCIRLTGEVRLRPDSQINKDMATGEVEVIAKGLEIINRSDVLPLDFNQKNTEEQRLKYRYLDLRRPEMSDRIKLRAKASSFVRRFLDENGFLDIETPVLTKATPEGARDYLVPSRVHKGSFYALPQSPQLFKQLLMMSGFDRYYQIVKCFRDEDLRADRQPEFTQIDIETSFMSAEEVRAVTEKMIKDMWQELLNVDLGAFPIMKYEEAMRRYGSDKPDLRNPMELVDVADLLKDVDFKVFSGPANDEKGRVAALRVPGGAALTRKQIDEYTAFVAIYGAKGLAWLKVNDLSAGMEGIQSPVAKFLTEEIIHAIIERTGAQSGDIILFGADKANVVAEAIGALRLKLGKDLGITNESAWAPLWVVDFPMFEEDDEGNLHAMHHPFTSPLGVTAEELAANPAAANSNAYDMVINGYEVGGGSVRIHNADMQAAVFNILGIDAAEQQLKFGFLLDALKFGTPPHAGLAFGLDRLVMLLCGTENIRDVIAFPKTTAAACLMTDAPSLANPAALEELAIAVKVAAKDAEKAEA
- a CDS encoding DUF72 domain-containing protein, yielding MDFSSPLRIGMAMWSHAPWQRSLYGRGCPSTERLSRYAETFSTVEGNTTFYATPKPATVVNWHQATPEDFRFTFKLPKTITHQYKLMHCQSQLSEFFQVMAPVAEKTGIWKIQLPASFGPAELPALSAFLKQLPQDMPVGVEVRHLAFFAKGEDEKALNRLLLEHQANRIMMDTRPVFSAPPTTEAVIDAHQKKPKVPVHAIATGHHPVVRFIGHPELAENDAFFANWLQRLALWLNEGKQPYLFIHTPDNDFAPELAVRLYRQLRQQMPLNTMLPELKLPEGGDQGTLL
- the cmoA gene encoding carboxy-S-adenosyl-L-methionine synthase CmoA — protein: MAGHDNLFAAPIDKLGDFTFDERVAEVFPDMIQRSVPGYSNIISAIGMLAERFATPDSNVYDLGCSLGAATLSMRRHLSQSGCKIIGVDNSPAMVERCRLHVNAYRSETPVEIIEADIRDVDIHNASVVVLNFTLQFLVPEDRRQLLEKIYAGLRPGGILILSEKYVFEDSQAHELLIDLHHDFKRANGYSELEISQKRSAIENVMRPDSIPTHRARLTDIGFSSVEVWFQCFNFGSMFAIK
- the cmoB gene encoding tRNA 5-methoxyuridine(34)/uridine 5-oxyacetic acid(34) synthase CmoB; protein product: MFSFSEFYRLLANDEQLRPWLNVLPQQLSDWEAAQHGDMGRWIRALKKFPTDKPDLIDLKTRVSVDNEIPVADGEKKRLESLLRLLHPWRKGPYHIHGIHIDTEWRSDWKWDRVLPHISPLKHRKVLDVGCGNGYHMWRMLGEGAALTVGIDPSNLFLIQFEAMKRLMGQDERAYLLPLGIEQLPELKAFDTVFSMGVLYHRRSPLDHLLQLKNQLRQGGELVLETLVIEGDENAVLVPAHRYAQMHNVYFFPSAKALKVWLEKTGFVDVKIVDENITTTDEQRSTDWMTNNSLPEYLDPQDSSKTIEGYPAPRRAVLVATNPD
- a CDS encoding ATP-dependent zinc protease, whose protein sequence is MLGRGATLIALTFLSGCSMLKTEQVNRRDTNTLTAIEMMETNVHFRLNRMSQQINEQNENIAKLEKELSSMSEELNKVTSVPPPKPEVIVEKKIVPVPQNSIDIDPKTAHGKVILGEEEWVWLDSVQSFFKARVDTGATTSSINALDIQVFERDGKQWARFNLSHSGEENQPADQIVEAPVIRWVKIRQSSADDSERRPVVEMWLKLGKLHEKAQFTLADRTQMTYPVLLGREFFKDVALVDVGKQFVQGR